DNA sequence from the Bacteroidota bacterium genome:
TCTTTTTACTTCTGAGTCAGTTTCGGAAGGACATCCGGACAAAGTCTCAGATCAAATATCTGATGCAGTATTAGACGAATTTTTAAAACATGACCCTGCTTCAAAAGTAGCTTGCGAAACATTTGTAACCACAGGACTTGCTATAATTGGTGGAGAAGTACGAACAACTTCCTACGTTGAAGTTCAAGATATTCCAAGAAGAGTAATTAAAGAAATCGGCTACAATAAAAATGCCTATAAATTTGATGGTGATTCTTGCGGAATTATTAGCACTATTCATGAACAATCCGATGATATTCACATGGGAGTGGAGCGTGAAAAAGAAGAAGAACAAGGTGCAGGTGATCAGGGAATGATGTTCGGTTATGCTTGTACAGAAATGGATAACTTAATGCCATTGCCACTTGAATTAGCACATATTTTAGTTCAGGAATTAGCAGCAATTAGAAAAGAAGGAAATGAAATGACCTATCTGAGACCTGATTCAAAATCGCAGGTAACAGTTGAGTATTCTGATGATGGCGTACCACAAAGAATTGATACCATTGTTCTTTCTACACAGCATGATGAATTTAACAGTGTTAATGAAATGCGTGAACAAATTACAAAGGATGTAAGAAATATTTTAATTCCAAGAACAATTAAATTAGTTCCTGAAAGAGTAAAAAAATTATTTAAGGATGATTATATTTTACATGTGAATCCAACAGGGAATTTTGTTATTGGCGGACCTCATGGAGATACAGGGCTTACAGGAAGAAAAATTATTGTAGATACTTATGGTGGAAGAGGAGCACACGGTGGAGGTGCTTTTTCCGGAAAAGATTCTTCTAAAGTTGACAGAAGTGCAGCTTATGCGGTAAGACATATTGCAAAAAACTTAGTAGCAGCAGGTGTTGCAACAGAAGTGCTTATTCAGGTTGCTTATGCAATTGGAGTAGCTCAGCCTGTGAGTTTGCATGTTTATACTTATGGTTCAACAAAAGTAAAAAATGGAAATGGAAAAATAATGACTGATGGAGAGATAGCGGTTAAACTTAAAAAGATTTTTGACATGCGACCATCCGCCATCATAAAACGTTTTGGCTTAAAAAATCCTATTTTTAGAGCAACAGCTTCTTATGGACATTTCGGAAGAAGTGTTTATGAAAAAGAAATTGAAGTATTTTACAATGGAGAAGGTGTTGAAAAAAGAAAAGTTGACGGTGTAGAAAAGTATTTTAAGAAAGTAAAATATTTTGCTTGGGAAGAGTTGAATTATGTTGACAAGATAAAAGAAGAATTCGGAATATAAAAATTAAGAATATAGACCCGAATAACCAAATCATTTATTTCCATTCGCGTATTCGTGGCAAAAAGACAATTTGCTATTCATTAGTGCATTAGTGGCAAAAAAGCAATTTTATATTTATTCGTGCATTAGTGGCAAAAAAACAATTTTATATTTATTCGTGCATTAGTGGCAAAAAGACAATTTGCTATTCATTCGCGTATTCGTGGCAAAAAGCAATTTTATATTTATTCGTGCATTAGTGGCAAAAAAACAATTTGCTATTCATTCGCGTATTCGCGACAAAAAACAATTTTATATTTATTCGTGCATTAGTGGCAAAAAAAACAATTTGCTATTCATTAGTGCATTAGTGGCAAAAAAACAATTTTATATTTATTCGTGCATTAGTGGCAAAAAGACAATTTGCTATTCATTAGTGTATTCGTGGCAAAAAGCAATTTTATATTTATTCGTGCATTAGTGGCAAAAAGACAATTTGCTATTCATTAGTGTATTCGTGGCAAAAAGCAATTTTATATTTATTCGTGCATTAGTGGCAAAAAAAACAATTTGCTATTTATTAGTGGCAAAAAAAATTGCTATTACTGATTGGCGTTTTCAATTTGGTTAGGTGTGTTTGGATTTTGTGGAATTGGATTTGCCATTTCATTTATCTGTTCACTCATCCTTGATTGTCTTTCTTCTTGAATCGTAGTATTTGGTGTAAAAAAGTTAGTAGCAATTACAACTACAATAATTCCAATTGCAAGATACCATGTAGCTTTTTCAAGAAAATCTGCTGTTTGACGAGCACCAATAATTTGACTTCCACCACCGCCAAATGTTGAAGAAAGTCCACCGCCTTTTGGGTTTTGAGCTAAAATTATTAAAACCAAAATTATTGCAGCGATTATGATTAATATTATTAGGAATGTAAGCATTTTTATTCGTTTATTTTTTCTTTAAGGTTTTTTATTAATTCTGCAAAGTAATTACTTTTTTCGGGATTAAGCAAGGATAATTTCTTGTAAATTTTTATCGCTTTTAAATAATTATTTTGCTTCACATGTATTTCTGCTAATGTTTCTGTAACAAAGTCATTGTTAGGGTCTTCATCAATACTTCTTGAAGCCATTTTTGTGGATGAATAAAATTCCGCTTTTGGGCGTTTGATACTTGGATTAAGTTCTATAAATTTGTCAATTAATTTTCTGTTTTGTTCTTTTTTCTCAATTGTTACTGTATTTACTCTATCATCCTTTTTTTGATCTGATATTTTTTCTATTGGAATAGCTTTTTCATTATTTAGGTAATTGTAAAGTTTAATTCTGTTTGTGGAATAGATAGCTGCTGTTTTTAAATCATTTTGTCTAAAAATTCCTTCAGTTTGATTTTTTGCAATTGCATGAATAAGATGTGCTGAGTGAAAAAACGGATATTCTTTTGAAATTTCCTTAATCAAAGATATATCAGCATCTTGTAATAGATTTGCAGGTTGTTTTATGTATGAATTAAATGTTGAAATATCCATTTTAGAATGATAAAATATTTTAATTACAAAGATACAATATATTTATAGAACCTCCCTTAACTTCACCAATTGTTTACTGCTTTACTAAAAATATCTTGAACCAACATTTCTAAAAGTTCTTCATGAAGGTCGTCTTTTATAGAAGCAAAATTTTCGCTACTTTCAAAATCCATATAATTTGAAAATGTAGCATCATAATTAAATTCAGGTTGAACCGAGTTTTTGTACTCTACTTTCACACTGATTGTTAATCTCGTAGTTGTAGCTTTTTGATCTCCACTAATGCTGGCAGGTCCAATTTTGTAATCGGTAATTATTCCTTTAAAACTAATGTCTCCGTTATAATCCACAATTGATAGATTCATTTCTTTAAGAAATTTATCTTTTAGTTGCTCTGTAAGCTTTTCTGCAAAGGAAGGAACAACCTGATTTGCTTGATTTGTAAATGCTTTTATTGTTACTGTTTTGATTTCAGGAGATAAAGATGCTCCTGACAGGCTGTAAATTCCACATGAATTTGTTATTAACAATGAAATAGGAATTAGCAAGAAAATAATTATGAATTTTAGGTCTGTTTTCATTTTTAAATATTTTTTTTACATTTCTTCCAGCTCATATTCTTTAATTTTTCTGTAAAGTGTTCTTTCAGAAATTCCAAGTTCTTTAGCAGCAGGCTTTCGTTTTCCTCTGTATTTTTTTAGAGCTTCAATTATAAGTGATTTTTCTTGGTCTGCCAATGAAAGATTTTCATGTATATCTGTTATATCCTGACTTTCACTGTAAGAATTATTCTCAGAATTATTTTCGTTTGCTTTTTTCTCCTGTTTTATAAATTCATATTCAGCGTCAGGTAAATTGTTTCCTGCTTTTATTAATTTATTTGTTGCATATTCTATTGAACTTTCAAAATCTTTTTCTTTTGATTTTATACCATGAGCAAGTTCCAACATAATTGTTTTTGCTTCGGAAACGTCTTTTTTTATGTCAATCAAAAATTTATAAAGTAAATCCCTATCATTAATATTTTCCTGAGGATTAGGTTCATCATTTTCAAATTTTATTAATTCTTTACCAGGAGTTACAGGTAAAAATTCATTCATCATTTTCCCTTTCATCAATCTTTCAGGTCCTAAAATAGAAATTTGTTCGATGGTATTTCTAAATTGTCTGATATTGCCGGGCCAATATTGTTGCTTTAGCATTTCCATTGCCGAATTATCAAGCTCCAATGGAGGTATTTTGTATTTATCAGAAAAATCACTGGCAAATTTTGCAAAAAGCATTGGAATATCTTCTTTCCTGTTTCTTAGCGGAGGAATATGAATATTTACTGTATTTAATCTGTAATATAAGTCCTCACGGAATTTATTTTTTTTAGTTTTTTCCAAAAGATCTTTGTTTGATGCTGCAATAAGTCTGATATCGGTTTTGAGTACTTTGGATGAACCAACTTTAATAAATTCTCCTGATTCTAAAACACGTAATAATCTTGATTGGGTTTCTAAGGGTAATTCGCTAATTTCATCAAGAAAAATTGTTCCTCCATTTGCTGTTTCAAAATATCCTTTTCTCGAATCATAAGCACTGGTAAATGAGCCTTTTTCATGTCCAAATAATTCTGAATCAATTGTGCCTGATGGTATTGCTGCACAGTTGATGGCAATTAAATTACCATGCTTTCTTTTGCTTAGTTGATGAATTATTTTTGAAAAATTTTCTTTACCAACACCACTTTCTCCCGATATTAAAACACTAATATCTGTGGGTGCTACTTTTATTGCTTTTTCAATAGCATTATTTAGCATCGGTGAAGCACCTACTATTTGGTATCTGTTTTTTATTGCTTGTATTTTATTCTGTATTGCTGTCATAGTAATTTATTTTTCATTTACACATTATTAGAACTTTTTTCCGCCCAATATCTTTGTCTCTTTGCCTCTCATTCTCCAATTAAAGTTGCACTTGTACAATCTGTAATTTTAACTTTTATTAAATCCCCTTTTGCAAAGTTTTTTGCAGGAAACACAATCATTTTATTTTGACTATTTCTACCTTTTAGCATTTTATCAGATTTTTTTGAAAATCCCTCAACCAATATCTCAAAAGTTTTGCCAATATCTTTTTTATTACTTTCAAGTGAGTGCTTACTTTGTAGTTCAATAATTTCTTTAAGTCGTTGTTTTTTTTTCTTATTGTCTATGTTATCATCAAGATTTTTAGCTGCTACGGTACCTGATCTTTCTGAATAAGCAAACATAAATGCCCAATCAAATTTAACATCTTTCATTAATGACAATGTTTCTTTGTGGTCATCTTCTGTTTCCGTGCAAAATCCCGTGATGATGTCGGTTGTAAGTCCAATGTCAGGGATAAGTTGCTTAGCCATTTCAATTTTTTCAAGAAATGATTCTCTTGAGTATTTTCTGTTCATTAGTTTTAATATTCGCGAACTTCCTGATTGTACAGCTAAATGAATGTGTTTGCAAATGTTATCCTTTTTTGCCATTACTTCAATTAATTCTCTGCTAATATCTTTTGGATGAGAAGTTGAAAAACGAATACGAAGTTCAGGTGTCTCATTGGCTATTTTTTCAAGCAATGAAGGAAAACTTAGAATATATCCTGAATGATTTTTCCATTTGTAGGAATTAACATTTTGTCCTAAGAGTGTAATTTCTTTTATGCCTTGATTAATTAATATTTTTATTTCTTTCAAAATAGTTTCAGGGCTACGGCTTCTTTCCCTGCCTCTTGTGTAAGGGACTACGCAGTAAGAACAAAAGTTGTCGCATCCTCGCATTATTGAAATAAAAGCAGAAATGGAACTTTCAGAATGAAGAGGAATTATATCATCATAAGTTTCATTGATGTCAAGCTCAATATCTAAAGCTTTGCTTTTGTTTTCTTTTGATGAATCAATAATATTATGAAGATTTCTATAACTATCAGGTCCTGCAAGAAAATCAATTTCTGAATTTAATTCAAATATTTTGGATTTTAAATGTTCTGTCATACATCCGAGAATACCGATTTTTAATTCTGAATTATTGTTTTTTAAATATTTAATATTTTCAACTTTTTTAAAAATCCTTTGCTCGGCATTTTCTCGTATCGAACATGTGTTTATCAAAATTGTATCAGCTTCATTAATGTTTTCTGTTAATTGATAATTATTTTTTACTAAAATTGATTTTGCAATTTCCGAATCGGAGAAATTCATTTGACAACCATAAGTTTCAATGTAAACCTTTCCTTTTGGAATTAGAGTTTTCTTATTCTCAGTATTTATGGTTTTTGCTGTTTCCATGTTGTTTGTTAATAGTTGCAAATTTAGTAAAAATTGATATTTAAAAAGAAGGTTTTGGCATAAAAACTGAAATTCTGTCAGTATCTGTGATTTGTAATTGTTGCGAATGTATTTATAGAACCTCCCTAAAAATTATTTCATTTATTTCATTTGAAATTCAAACTATGCTTTGTATGTTTGCTATCCGAATTTTTGATGTTTGTGATATAGGTAAATAATTTTGTTTGTTTCACTCACTGTCATTTTTTTGTAGCTTTACTAATAAAAGTGAAAAGAATTTAATTTTGTTTTATGAGTGGATTTCTTAATGCAATAGACACAGCTATACAAAGTTATAATGAATATGTTGGTGGATATCTTGTTTTATTTTTATTGATTCCTACAGGTTTGTATTTTATTTTCAAATTAAAATTTATAAATGTTACAAGATTATTTCATTCAATAAAAATTGTTGCAGGTAAATATGATAAAGCTGAAGACAAGGGTGATGTAAATCATTTTAAAGCACTTACAACAGCATTGTCTGCAACCGTTGGTACCGGAAATATTGTTGGTGTTGCTCTTGCAATTTATTTGGGTGGACCGGGTGCTGTTTTTTGGATGTGGGTAACAGGTTTTTTGGGAATGATACTAAAATTTGCCGAATGTACTCTTTCTCATAAATACCGAAAATTCAATAGTGATGGTAGTGTTTCAGGTGGTCCAATGTATTACATGGAAATTGGATTGAAAAAGAAATTAGGGAAATATGCAAAAGTTCTTGCAATAGTTTTTGCCATTGCTACAATACTTTGCTCCCTTGGTACAGGAAATATGGCACAGTCAAATTCTATGGCTGATGCTTTAAATACGACCTATAACATTTCTGTTTGGATTTCGGGTTTAATCATAACCTCTTTGGTGTTTCTTATAATTCTCGGAGGGATAAAAAGAATTGCTGAGGTAACTTCAAAATTAGTTCCGATAATGGCAATTTTATATTTTATAAGTGCTATTGTAGTAATTTTTCTTATGCGAGATAATATTCCCGCAGCATTTTCATTAATATTTCATGATGCATTTACAGGAACTGCGGCAGCAGGTGGTTTTGTCGGTTCAACTTTTATTCTAACTCTTATTTGGGGTGTTCGCAGAGGCTTGTTTTCAAATGAAGCCGGTCAAGGTTCTGCTCCAATTGCTCATGCTGCTGCAAAAACAGATTATCCTGCAAGGGAAGGACTTGTTGCTTCTCTTGAACCTCTTATTGATACTCTTGTTATTTGTACTCTTACTGCTCTCGTGATAATTGTTACAGGAGTATGGGACTCAGGAATTAAAGGGGTTGGTATGACGGTAGAAGCAATGTCTATCGGGCTTGGGAAAATCGGTTTGCAAGCGATGGGAGAGCATGTTGTTAGTATTGGATTAATGTTGTTTGCTTTTTCAACAATTATTAGTTGGTCATACTACGGAACAAGAGCGGCTAATTATTTACTGGGTGAAAAATTTATTAAACCATACAGAATTTTATACGGAATTTTTGTTTTCTTTGGTTGCATCTGGGGAATTGATCTTGTTTGGCATTTTGTTGATATGGTTATTACATTTATGACTATTCCTAATTTAATTGCTTTACTAATTCTTGCACCTGTTGTTGTTAATGAGACAAAGAAATATTTTGCAGCAATGGAAAAACTTAAATAATTCTTTTTACTAAGTTTAAATTTTTTAAA
Encoded proteins:
- the metK gene encoding methionine adenosyltransferase is translated as MTYLFTSESVSEGHPDKVSDQISDAVLDEFLKHDPASKVACETFVTTGLAIIGGEVRTTSYVEVQDIPRRVIKEIGYNKNAYKFDGDSCGIISTIHEQSDDIHMGVEREKEEEQGAGDQGMMFGYACTEMDNLMPLPLELAHILVQELAAIRKEGNEMTYLRPDSKSQVTVEYSDDGVPQRIDTIVLSTQHDEFNSVNEMREQITKDVRNILIPRTIKLVPERVKKLFKDDYILHVNPTGNFVIGGPHGDTGLTGRKIIVDTYGGRGAHGGGAFSGKDSSKVDRSAAYAVRHIAKNLVAAGVATEVLIQVAYAIGVAQPVSLHVYTYGSTKVKNGNGKIMTDGEIAVKLKKIFDMRPSAIIKRFGLKNPIFRATASYGHFGRSVYEKEIEVFYNGEGVEKRKVDGVEKYFKKVKYFAWEELNYVDKIKEEFGI
- the secG gene encoding preprotein translocase subunit SecG, whose product is MLTFLIILIIIAAIILVLIILAQNPKGGGLSSTFGGGGSQIIGARQTADFLEKATWYLAIGIIVVVIATNFFTPNTTIQEERQSRMSEQINEMANPIPQNPNTPNQIENANQ
- a CDS encoding LptE family protein — its product is MKTDLKFIIIFLLIPISLLITNSCGIYSLSGASLSPEIKTVTIKAFTNQANQVVPSFAEKLTEQLKDKFLKEMNLSIVDYNGDISFKGIITDYKIGPASISGDQKATTTRLTISVKVEYKNSVQPEFNYDATFSNYMDFESSENFASIKDDLHEELLEMLVQDIFSKAVNNW
- a CDS encoding sigma-54 dependent transcriptional regulator, with product MTAIQNKIQAIKNRYQIVGASPMLNNAIEKAIKVAPTDISVLISGESGVGKENFSKIIHQLSKRKHGNLIAINCAAIPSGTIDSELFGHEKGSFTSAYDSRKGYFETANGGTIFLDEISELPLETQSRLLRVLESGEFIKVGSSKVLKTDIRLIAASNKDLLEKTKKNKFREDLYYRLNTVNIHIPPLRNRKEDIPMLFAKFASDFSDKYKIPPLELDNSAMEMLKQQYWPGNIRQFRNTIEQISILGPERLMKGKMMNEFLPVTPGKELIKFENDEPNPQENINDRDLLYKFLIDIKKDVSEAKTIMLELAHGIKSKEKDFESSIEYATNKLIKAGNNLPDAEYEFIKQEKKANENNSENNSYSESQDITDIHENLSLADQEKSLIIEALKKYRGKRKPAAKELGISERTLYRKIKEYELEEM
- the miaB gene encoding tRNA (N6-isopentenyl adenosine(37)-C2)-methylthiotransferase MiaB; translation: METAKTINTENKKTLIPKGKVYIETYGCQMNFSDSEIAKSILVKNNYQLTENINEADTILINTCSIRENAEQRIFKKVENIKYLKNNNSELKIGILGCMTEHLKSKIFELNSEIDFLAGPDSYRNLHNIIDSSKENKSKALDIELDINETYDDIIPLHSESSISAFISIMRGCDNFCSYCVVPYTRGRERSRSPETILKEIKILINQGIKEITLLGQNVNSYKWKNHSGYILSFPSLLEKIANETPELRIRFSTSHPKDISRELIEVMAKKDNICKHIHLAVQSGSSRILKLMNRKYSRESFLEKIEMAKQLIPDIGLTTDIITGFCTETEDDHKETLSLMKDVKFDWAFMFAYSERSGTVAAKNLDDNIDNKKKKQRLKEIIELQSKHSLESNKKDIGKTFEILVEGFSKKSDKMLKGRNSQNKMIVFPAKNFAKGDLIKVKITDCTSATLIGE
- a CDS encoding sodium:alanine symporter family protein; its protein translation is MSGFLNAIDTAIQSYNEYVGGYLVLFLLIPTGLYFIFKLKFINVTRLFHSIKIVAGKYDKAEDKGDVNHFKALTTALSATVGTGNIVGVALAIYLGGPGAVFWMWVTGFLGMILKFAECTLSHKYRKFNSDGSVSGGPMYYMEIGLKKKLGKYAKVLAIVFAIATILCSLGTGNMAQSNSMADALNTTYNISVWISGLIITSLVFLIILGGIKRIAEVTSKLVPIMAILYFISAIVVIFLMRDNIPAAFSLIFHDAFTGTAAAGGFVGSTFILTLIWGVRRGLFSNEAGQGSAPIAHAAAKTDYPAREGLVASLEPLIDTLVICTLTALVIIVTGVWDSGIKGVGMTVEAMSIGLGKIGLQAMGEHVVSIGLMLFAFSTIISWSYYGTRAANYLLGEKFIKPYRILYGIFVFFGCIWGIDLVWHFVDMVITFMTIPNLIALLILAPVVVNETKKYFAAMEKLK